Sequence from the Acidimicrobiales bacterium genome:
GGGGTGCCACCGACGACGAGGTCGTGGAGGCCTGCAGGGCGGTCGGCCTGCAGAGCCTGGTGGACCGGATGCCCCATGGCGTGGACACGCCCATCCACGAACGTGGTGCCTCGCTTTCGGCAGGCGAACGCCAGCTGGTGGCCCTGGCCCGGGCGTTCCTGGCACGCCCACGTGTGCTCGTGCTGGACGAGGCAACCTCGAATCTGGACCTGCTGTCCGAATCGGTGATCGAACGGGCCCTGGACTCCCTCCTGGAGGGTCGGACAGCCATCCTCATCGCCCACCGCCTGGCCACAGCCATGCGGGCCGACCGCATAGCCGTGGTGGACGAGGGCCGGATCGTGGAACACGGAACCCATGATGAGCTGGTGTCGTTGGGTGGGCAGTACGCCGAGATGGTCGACACCTGGATGAGGCACGCGAACCACCTCCCGACCACCCGGTGAGCGGCCTCCAACTGACTGCCGGCCTCGTCGTATACGCCATCGGCTGCACCCTGCAGGGCGTCCTGGGATTCGGTGGCGGCCTGTTCGCCGTCCCGATCCTCGCCCTCATCCACCCGGACTTCGTTCCGGGACCCGTCCTGATGGTGAACCCGCTGCTCAGCGGGTTGCTCTCCATGCGTGAACGCGGTTCGGTGGACCGCCACGGCCTCCGATGGGCGCTGACCGGTCGGATTCCCGGGGTGCTGTTGGGGGCGGTCGCCCTGACCGTGGTCGCCGAGGAGCGCCTGGGCATTCTGTTCGGCGTGCTGCTGCTGGCCTCGGTGGCCCTCAAGGCCAGCGGGGTGCACGCCGAGCGCACCCCCCGGACCCTCATGGCGGCCGGCGGGCTGAGTGGGTTCATGGCCACCACGGTGGCCGTCGGCGGGCCTCCCATCGCCCTCGCCTTCCACGACCTCCCGGGACCCGTCCTCCGGGCCACCCT
This genomic interval carries:
- a CDS encoding sulfite exporter TauE/SafE family protein, with amino-acid sequence MSGLQLTAGLVVYAIGCTLQGVLGFGGGLFAVPILALIHPDFVPGPVLMVNPLLSGLLSMRERGSVDRHGLRWALTGRIPGVLLGAVALTVVAEERLGILFGVLLLASVALKASGVHAERTPRTLMAAGGLSGFMATTVAVGGPPIALAFHDLPGPVLRATLSVYFLAGTTISLIVLALAGQFGTSDLVVAAWLVLPVMVGVALSGPLRGPLDRGWLAPAVYVLSSAAAVVLLIRSLA